TGTTGCAGATGATATGCTCATGTTCATTTCTTTATGCGATGAGGCGTTGGAAGATTATTTCATTCACAGTTGGTGAACCTTTATCAGAAAACACTGGGAGTCTAGTGCCATATAAGACGCTGGTTCATACACTGCCTCTTGCGCTTTCATATCTTCTCTACATGGTATGCCATTGTGCTGAATGTGTCTTGACTCGAAATCTCTATGTTTACCTTTCATGTTATAATTTatacactattttttttttgtccgaAGCTGGTCACAATGGAATCTGTGCGTGGAGTAAATGTTCCAATGTACACTACCCTTAGGCGGACCACTGTGGTATTTACAATGGTTGTTGAGTATTTTCTGACAGCACAGAAATATTCCTCCTCCGTTATGTCCAGGTAAGTTGCTTTCTCTTGGTACTCTCTTTACTGATTGTACCATGTGTGATGTTTCTTCTACATGGTACTGCATTTTTGTTGCATTCTCATATTCGTTTTTCTTATTGGGAAAATCTAAGGGATTCATCAGTGTGGCGTTGATCGTCCTTGGCGCATTTATTGCTGGAGCTAGGGACTTGTCTTTTGACTCATATGGTTATGCTGTTGTTCTCTTATCCAATGTTACGACGGCAATATATCTCGCAACTATTGCTCGTATTGgtagagtttttacttctttacTTTCGAAGTTTGTTCCGTTACTTCTGCGGGTATCATATGTAACATTTAATCATTTTCACAGGGAAGTCAAGCGGCTTAAATAGTTTCGGTCTAATGTGGTGCAATGGTAAGATATTTTTCTTACACTGATATGTTTGTTGACACATGATCTTTCCAGTAAACTAGGATCAAATGAGATGTATATGAGATCAATCCTACCAAACCTCTGTCTGACCATTTATCTTACTTTTGTTCTAGGAGTAATATGTCTACCAATTTTGCTCTTCTGGACAACTTTCCGGGGCGATTTGACAGCAACGTTTAATTTTCCTTATCTTTATTCCCCTGGCTTTCAGGTATTTTCTGGCCACAAGCAGTACATTTTTCCTTTCAACATTTTGTACACCTAAACTTAAGTGGTTACAGCTAGTAACATAAAGATGCTGGAATCCTTCGTTTGGGCAAGCGGCTTCCTTTATGTTCAATTTTAGTTTTATCAATCTCTTAGTATTGTATCATCAAGTTTTTCTTCATTTAACTGGACCCAATGCTGTCTTCAAATTATACTGTATTCATCGACTTTTATGCTTTGCCATCTTGGTACTTGCATATATTTTACTCACAGCAACTATAAAGGAGAATAAAATGTTGAGTCTTTTCAATCTGTATTGGTGAAGTGTGCATGTCTATAAAGAACATCTTGacaattttatttatgttaactggAATGCCCCTTCTAACTGTTATCcatgcttttatttattttatataggCTGTGATGCTTCTTTCCTGCATTATGGCGTTCTTCTTAAACTACTGTATATTTTTGAACACAACTCTCAACTCAGCAACCACACAGACTATATGTGGGAATATGAAGGTACACTCCCTATCCTATTGGATTCTTAATCTATGTTAACATCTGCTATGTTTATTTTGCGAGTCTTAAATTACTAAGTTACATGTCAAGATCGAGTGCATTCAAAAATAGATCAGGCTCGTCTGCATGATGATCTTGTGGAGGTCATCTACACAAGGTCATCAAAAACCTGAACTTTATGTTCAGTGGTAGAAAAAAAAAGACTTTCGTCATCAACACATCACCATGTTGAATCGAAGTTTGATCCGCAGTGAGTGATCCACATTGTACCATGCAGATGATTCAATTGAAAGTTGAGCCTGTTTCCGAACTCATTTGCTAATACCAAACCGTTGGCTAAGATTTAGGTTTCCAGATGATGGAATGGGTGTTAAATGTACCATCGTTGCCGCACCTTTTATTGGATATTTTTAAGTGCACTGATATTTTGTGATGAGAATCTGCATGCTGAACTAACAATCCTCACAAAGAATACCCTGTGGAGCATTTTTATGTGAGTGTAAATGACGGCAGTTGATTTTTCGTGTTTCTACCGTACGAGCTGCCTTTTTTATTGGTTCAAAACCTCCATAATCCAACTAGCAAGCCACTGTTGGAGACGGAAGGCTGTTTTCATCGTGTAGTGAGGCTTTTCGAAATCTTGGCATGCCTAAGAAGATAAGAGGCGTatatggaagaagaaggagagaaaaaaacattaactTAATAATTGATGTAAGCAAATTAGACTGTTTTTTGTGATCTAGGAAATCTCTAGTCCTTAATGTAGGTTAGACGATTCAGATTCATAAGATGTATTGGTGAAGGCGAGAAGCAATATAAGAAAGTGGAATCAACCTGTTAATTaagtttatatttttatttatttttgaactgTGTAATTTCTGGATGCTTCTACTTTTTCCTACCAGCATGTGATTTTGCACTTTTCAGTTGATAAATCTCCATTTCTTTTTGGTTTGGTAGTCCTTAGAAATAGTTTTTGAACATTATGATCAATGTGTTGTTATAGGATCTCTTTACCATCGGACTTGGATGGATCTTATTCGGTGGCCTTCCGTTTGATTTTGTAAGTATAAACTGCTTTCCTGATGGCCTTTTCTCTGGTTAAAGTTGTTTTCATATGTGAttctaataatttttatttttaattctagTTCAATGTTCTTGGGCAATTTCTTGGTTTCCTCGGCTCCGGATTGTATGCCTACTGTAAGCTTAAAGGGAAGTAGCAGAATTTTTGGTCCTTGCTTATATTCACAGATTTATTTTACTTGGTTGGTATCTGCCTTCATGCATCAAATTTTGGTTCAACACCGTCTTTTCTATTTGCCTGTAATGAAAAGCCTCTGCAGAAGTACACCCACCAATTATTTTGCTTTCTTCACTCGTGTAAAATTTTTGGACGGTCAAAATGAAAATTTGGATCATGGGCATTTCAGGTGCTTGATTTTGCCGATGCTAATTGAGATTTATAACACGTAGGCTGGCACAGTAATTTATTTTGACTGATCCTGAAAAATGAAGTTGTAGAGTTGTAAGATTAAATCTAAGATGTACTAGGCTCAATTCTGTTTTTCTCAGTTTTTATTTCATTACAGTATATAATCTATTAATATTCTTAATGTATTTTATTTCCCCTCTTAAAATTTCTGTGGTACTTGAAATCCTGTAGTACCAATAGTAGTGATGTAGAGAATCTAAGAGTTCCAGTTCATGGGGTATACAGAGAGCAGAGATGTTTCTTTCTTGTCTTGAAAAACTGACAGCTTACTTACACTGGTTGGCCAAATAAACCTGCCCATGATTGCACAACTACATGCCTGGTCTACACACTCATCTGATGTAGTAACTAAAGTTgtttctatttttgtttcaaaGTTATTTTCATATTCAATTCCATGCCAATATAAAGAAGACAAACATGGCAGAGATGAGTACCCtttgtttctctcttttttctgttCAACCTTACATGGTTGAATTGAAAAAGTGGGTAATCAATGACTTGGTAAAGAATATAGAAGAAGAGAGTTGGGAGTGACAGAATGAGTAGTTTGTGGGATCTTTCTCTGCCCACTCCACAAAGAAAGGGACACATTTATTCCAAAGATAAGCCAATTCTTCCAAATTGCcacttcaaaacatcatttgatCTTCAAAGATGGCTTTCTTATGTTCGAGTTTAATGATGGTGTAGGAAAAATACATATACAACAATCGGTTTAGTAGTTTCATAGGATACTTGAGTATTTGTAAGTCGGATATGTTTTGACTAGGTTGCTTAATAGCATCATGTCATCTTTGTCTAGTTAAATGGGCGCCTAACGAGTCTTAATGCAAGACACAGGTGCAACAGAAATATAGCAAATTCATCTGAAATGTAGTTCAGATGAGAAAACGCACTAAGCACCAAGAACAGGTGCAAGTGTACGCTATTTTTATTCTGATGCAAGTGGAATTTCAATTCGGGCTCTTCCAAACAACTTCGCGTCAGCTGATCTGGCTATTGAACATTGAACTATTCAAGAActgaactaaaaaataaaaaaaacaggaCCCACCAGGGAAAAAGTAGTCTCGAACTCTTGATGAGCAAAACATGGGTGTCTCTTTGTCTGCATTTCTTAATCAATGCAAATTTGACCTTTACTATTCTCCTCTCTCTTTTATAAGTTTGGAATGAAGTAGAGAAGAGACCTAGGATCTGGtgatttgaagaaagaaaaatgcattaaaatGAGCAGTAAGCCTGTAAGTAAGTAATGGCCTTTGCAAAAGGGTGCGTGGGGTCATAAGGCGCTTAAGGAGGCGTGGGAGAATCTATTTAGATGATGGGCACG
This DNA window, taken from Papaver somniferum cultivar HN1 chromosome 3, ASM357369v1, whole genome shotgun sequence, encodes the following:
- the LOC113355843 gene encoding nucleotide-sugar uncharacterized transporter 3-like, which encodes MAFSSSSNSSKNLLPVVSDGTTSKGGVDESLFKGSAMTKRGAYAAISYMGCAVLLVMFNKAALSSYGFPFANVITLFQMICSCSFLYAMRRWKIISFTVGEPLSENTGSLVPYKTLVHTLPLALSYLLYMLVTMESVRGVNVPMYTTLRRTTVVFTMVVEYFLTAQKYSSSVMSSVALIVLGAFIAGARDLSFDSYGYAVVLLSNVTTAIYLATIARIGKSSGLNSFGLMWCNGVICLPILLFWTTFRGDLTATFNFPYLYSPGFQAVMLLSCIMAFFLNYCIFLNTTLNSATTQTICGNMKDLFTIGLGWILFGGLPFDFFNVLGQFLGFLGSGLYAYCKLKGK